In Hallerella porci, the sequence CGTGCCAAATCGGAATGCGGTGACCCCACCAAAGTTGACGGCTAATGCACCAATCGCGTTTTTCCTTGAGCCAGTCGAGGTATTTATTCGCATAGCGTTCAGGGATGATTTTAATTTCGCCGCTGGTCACGGCCTTCATCGCATTGTCCGCGAGAATGTCCATTTTCACAAACCATTGATCGCTCAAATACGGTTCGATGACGGTCTTCGAACGGTCGGAGTGGCCGACCTGCATTTCGTGATCTTCGACCTTGATGAGAAGGCCTAAATCTTCGAGGCCTTTGACGACAGCGTCGCGGGCAGCTTGACCTTTTAAGCCTTTAAATTCGCCGGCGTTTTCGTTTAAAGAACCGTCGTCGTTCAAGATGTTAATCATCGGGAGCTTGTGGCGAAGGCCTGTCGCGTAGTCGTTCGGATCGTGCGCCGGAGTCACTTTCACCGAGCCTGTTCCGAAGTCCATATCGACGAGAATCGCGTCGGCGATGACCGGAATTTCGCGGTTCACAAACGGAACCTTTAACATTTTTCCGATGAATTTTTTGTAGCGTTCATCATTCGGGTGAACGGCTAAAGCGGTATCGCCCATAATCGTTTCGGGGCGAGTCGTGGAAACTGGAATGTATCCCGAACCATCGGCGAGCGGATATTTAAATGTCCAGAAATGCCCTTTGACAGTTTCGTAATAAATTTCATCGTCAGCGACTGCGGTCTGGAGTTTTGTATCCCAGTTGACGAGGCGCTTGCCGCGATAAATCAAACCTTTCTTGAACAAATTAAAGAATGCGTGGCGCACGGCTTTCGCGCAAATCGGATCGAGCGTAAAACGCTGACGGCTCCAATCGCAGCTCACGCCGAGACTTTTCAACTGCGTCGTAATGCGCGCTTCGTATTCGTCTTTCCATTTCCAAATGCGTTCGACCAAAGCTTCGCGGCCGATGTCGTGACGGGTTTTATGTTCATCTTGGAAAAGACGCTTTTCGACGACGGCTTGCGTGGCAATGCCCGCGTGATCGGTACCCGGAATCCAAAGGGTATCGCGGCCGGTTTTTCTGCGGTAGCGGACGAGAATATCTTGCAGCGTATCGTTCAGCGCGTGGCCCAAGTGGAGCGCTCCGGTAACGTTTGGCGGCGGAATCACGACGGAGAACGGTTCTCCCTTTCCGCTCGGGGCAAAATCATTATTTTTATTCCACTGGTCGTGCCAGCGGGCTTCAACAACTTTCGGATTATAACGAGTTTCCATTTCCATAATGCGCCAAATATAGATATTTCCCCCGAATAAAATTTGCGGCAATTTTTTGCGCAAGAATTTTTAGTGGACGCCGTCGGCATTTCCTTGCGGAAGTGTCGCATACCATTTCTGAATTTTTTCTTGAACTTCGACGGAAAAATTCGGTTTGTTGTCCAAAATTTCTTCGGCGGTTTCGAGCATTTTTTGAATCATGCCTTGATCTTGAATCCAATCAAACCAGCGGAAAACCCAAGCGCCGCTTTGTTCTTTGCCTTCTAAATTTCCGGCGCCGCGGTCTTGCAAATCCATTTCGGCAATTTTGAATCCGTCGTCGGTACTTGCAAAATTGGCGAGGCGTTCGTGTGCCGGGCTTGCATTGGGCACAAGAAGAAAACACCACGCTTCTTGATTTCCGCGTCCCACGCGTCCGCGCAACTGATGCAACTGCGCAAGTCCAAAACGATCGGGCGCATCGATGACCATCAAATTGGCTTCGGGCACATTGACGCCGACTTCGATGACGGTCGTCGCGACGAGAACTTGTAATTTTCCCGAGGCAAATTCGCTTAGAATGCGGTCGCGTTCGTCTTCGTCCATTTGCCCGTGAATTGCGCCGACTTTCCAAAGAGAACTGAACGATTCTAATTCTTCTTTCACTTCGTCAACGCTTAATGTATTTCCGACTCCATCGATTTCGACGCGGCTCACGACCCAATAACAGCGATTTCCGCTTTGCACTTCTTTGAGCAAAAATTTTTTCATATCGTCGCGTTTCGTCGGATCGACAAGACGCGTTTTCACAGGCTTTCTGCCCGCGGGTTTTTCGTTTAACACAATCGGCGTCAAATCGCCGTAAAGAGTCATCGCTAAACTCCGCGGAATCGGGGTCGCACTCATCACGAGAAGATCGGGAAAGTGACCTTTTTGCAAAAGCGCTTCGCGCTGATTCACGCCGAAGCGGTGCTGTTCATCGATGACGACAAATGTCAAATTTTGAAAAATTACATCTTTCGAAAAAAGCGCATGCGTTCCGATGACGACTTGCGTGATTCCCATTTGGAGTTCGCCAGAAATCGATTTTTTTTCTGTCGCAGAACATGCGCCGAGTAAAAGGGCTGTGCGAATTCCCGCCGCATCAAAAAATGGTTTTAAACTTTTGTAATGTTGTCTAGCTAAAATATCGGTGGGCGCCATCAGCGCGCATTGTTCACCGCTTTTCGCAATCGCGAGCATCGCAAGCATTGCGACGACGGTTTTTCCGCTGCCGACATCGCCTTGTAAAAGTGCGTGGAATTGCTTCTTTCCCGAAAGTCCTTCGCAGATTTTTTTGACCGCAGATTCTTGCCCGCGGGTGAGCGCAAACGGGAGCGCTGCTTTGGCTTTTGCAATGGCGTTCTCGTCAATTTCGCGGGATTTTCCGCGGACGACAAGACTGCGCCTCCGCACATTCATCCGCAGACAAAACGGGAGCAGTTCCAATTTTTTGAGTTGCATTTTCGCTTGCATCGCTTCGGCAAAAGTTTTGGGAGTATGCAAACGTTTCAAATTTTCGAGAATGTTTCTAACGCCTAAAAATTGGAGAAGTTCTGCGGGCGGTGAATTGGGAATTGTGAGATTGGGCAGCGCAAAAATTTTCGGATAAAGTGCGCGGAAAAAATTCTGCTCAATTTTAGCTGCGTGTTCGGCTTCGGTAATCGTGTAAACGGGTTCAATGCTCCCGTTAAATTCTTCGCCGTCTTCGAGTTTTTGCATTTCGGGATGCACGATTTGCAGCCCGCGATAATCGCTTAATTTTCCGATGACGCAAAAGCGAGAACCGACCGAAACGCTTTTGGACCAATGCTTGAGCCCGCGGAAAAAAATGAGGCTCACTTGACCTGTGCCATCGTCCAAAGTCGCAATGTAGCGAGAACTTCTTCCGTAAGCGAGTCCTGCGCGGCGAATGGTTCCGATGAGAATCGCATTATCGCCGGCTTTGCATTCCGCAATTTTATTTAAACGCGTGCGGTCTAACCAAGTCCGCGGAATATTATACAACAAATCCGAAACGGTAAAAAGTCCCGATTCGTTGAGCGCTTTAATGCGCTTCGGTCCAAGTCCAGGAAGAGAAGAAAGATCCATCGTTAAAATCGGTAACCGCTGCGAATCGCGTAAGCGAGAATGGCGAATGCATTTGCCACATTCATGCTCG encodes:
- a CDS encoding ATP-dependent DNA helicase RecG; translated protein: MFSPRRNSDGWTQSEHECGKCIRHSRLRDSQRLPILTMDLSSLPGLGPKRIKALNESGLFTVSDLLYNIPRTWLDRTRLNKIAECKAGDNAILIGTIRRAGLAYGRSSRYIATLDDGTGQVSLIFFRGLKHWSKSVSVGSRFCVIGKLSDYRGLQIVHPEMQKLEDGEEFNGSIEPVYTITEAEHAAKIEQNFFRALYPKIFALPNLTIPNSPPAELLQFLGVRNILENLKRLHTPKTFAEAMQAKMQLKKLELLPFCLRMNVRRRSLVVRGKSREIDENAIAKAKAALPFALTRGQESAVKKICEGLSGKKQFHALLQGDVGSGKTVVAMLAMLAIAKSGEQCALMAPTDILARQHYKSLKPFFDAAGIRTALLLGACSATEKKSISGELQMGITQVVIGTHALFSKDVIFQNLTFVVIDEQHRFGVNQREALLQKGHFPDLLVMSATPIPRSLAMTLYGDLTPIVLNEKPAGRKPVKTRLVDPTKRDDMKKFLLKEVQSGNRCYWVVSRVEIDGVGNTLSVDEVKEELESFSSLWKVGAIHGQMDEDERDRILSEFASGKLQVLVATTVIEVGVNVPEANLMVIDAPDRFGLAQLHQLRGRVGRGNQEAWCFLLVPNASPAHERLANFASTDDGFKIAEMDLQDRGAGNLEGKEQSGAWVFRWFDWIQDQGMIQKMLETAEEILDNKPNFSVEVQEKIQKWYATLPQGNADGVH